The following proteins come from a genomic window of Nostoc sp. ATCC 53789:
- a CDS encoding GNAT family N-acetyltransferase, whose amino-acid sequence MGFWKTWFSTPESVATTRTNPFEERVDAAGNSNPSSISEASSKETRIVFSTERDIDLYELEELCDAVGWSRRPLRKVKKAIEHSFLVASMWQVRGNQKRLIGFARATSDHAFNATIWDVVVHPDFQSQGLGKALMKYVLKKLRSEEISNVTLFADPHVVDFYRTMGFMADPEGIKGMFWYPH is encoded by the coding sequence ATGGGTTTTTGGAAAACTTGGTTTAGTACTCCTGAATCTGTAGCGACAACTAGGACAAACCCTTTTGAAGAACGTGTGGATGCTGCGGGCAACTCCAACCCCAGCAGCATTAGCGAAGCTTCTTCAAAGGAAACTCGCATCGTCTTCAGTACGGAGCGAGATATTGACCTGTATGAGCTAGAAGAACTCTGTGATGCAGTTGGTTGGTCGCGTCGTCCTCTAAGAAAAGTGAAAAAAGCTATTGAGCATAGTTTTCTTGTCGCCTCAATGTGGCAGGTGAGAGGAAACCAAAAGCGGCTCATTGGTTTTGCCCGCGCTACCTCAGATCACGCGTTTAATGCCACTATTTGGGATGTCGTGGTTCACCCAGACTTTCAAAGTCAAGGACTGGGTAAAGCACTGATGAAATACGTTCTCAAAAAACTGAGAAGTGAAGAAATTAGTAATGTCACTCTCTTTGCAGATCCCCATGTTGTAGATTTCTACCGGACTATGGGGTTTATGGCTGATCCAGAAGGCATTAAAGGCATGTTCTGGTATCCTCACTAG
- a CDS encoding alpha/beta hydrolase: protein MATIEILGVPHAYELTAPTSCPHALVFIHGWLNSRGYWQPVISRLSDDLQCLSYDLRGFGESQSQVQTDFSRAQASLSLMPISNSALGSPIDSLYTPVAYAQDLAILLKQLNITSAWLIGHSLGGTIALWGADQIPECIKGVICINAGGGIYLKEAFEQFRSAGQKFLQVRPRWLSQVPLIDLLFTRASVVRPLDRHWARQRLIDFVVADPEAALGTLLDSTTEEEINRLPELVSQLKQPVYFLAGAEDKVMEPKYVRHLASFHRLFQYCGDNVLEIPNCGHLAMLEQPDEVADRIRSIVISH from the coding sequence ATGGCAACTATCGAAATCTTGGGCGTTCCACACGCATACGAGCTAACGGCTCCCACTTCCTGCCCCCACGCTTTAGTATTTATCCACGGTTGGCTCAATAGCCGTGGATATTGGCAACCTGTGATTTCCCGCCTATCAGATGATTTGCAGTGCCTTTCCTATGATTTGCGGGGTTTTGGTGAATCCCAGTCCCAGGTACAAACCGATTTTAGTCGGGCACAAGCGTCTCTAAGTCTGATGCCCATCTCGAATAGTGCGCTTGGTTCACCAATCGATTCTCTTTATACTCCTGTTGCTTATGCTCAGGATTTAGCCATTCTCCTAAAACAGCTGAATATTACTAGTGCTTGGCTAATTGGTCACTCCTTGGGAGGTACGATCGCTCTTTGGGGAGCAGATCAAATACCTGAATGTATCAAGGGAGTTATCTGTATTAATGCTGGCGGTGGTATTTACCTGAAAGAAGCCTTTGAGCAGTTTCGCTCGGCGGGTCAGAAATTTTTGCAAGTCCGCCCGCGTTGGCTCTCCCAAGTGCCTTTGATTGATTTGCTGTTTACGAGAGCCAGTGTAGTGCGTCCTTTAGACCGCCATTGGGCACGTCAAAGACTGATTGATTTCGTTGTGGCTGACCCAGAAGCAGCGTTAGGAACTCTGTTAGATTCCACAACGGAGGAAGAAATCAATCGTTTACCTGAGCTAGTATCCCAACTGAAGCAGCCAGTTTATTTTTTGGCTGGTGCTGAGGATAAGGTTATGGAACCCAAGTATGTACGCCATTTAGCTAGCTTTCACAGACTGTTCCAATACTGTGGTGACAATGTTTTGGAAATTCCTAATTGCGGACACCTGGCTATGTTGGAACAGCCGGATGAAGTAGCCGATCGCATTCGGTCGATAGTCATTAGTCATTAG
- the tsaD gene encoding tRNA (adenosine(37)-N6)-threonylcarbamoyltransferase complex transferase subunit TsaD: protein MTTVLAIETSCDETAVAIVNNRKVCSSIVASQIPVHQQYGGVVPEVASRQHLETINVAIAQALEQAQLDWGQIDAIAATCAPGLVGALLVGLTAAKTLAMVHNKPFLGVHHLEGHIYATYLSESSLNPPFLSLLVSGGHTSLIFVKDCGKYETLGQTRDDAAGEAFDKVARLLKLGYPGGPVIDKLAQQGNPQAFPLPEGKVSLPGGGFHRYDASFSGLKTAVLRLVQQLEKDGGQVPVADVAASFQETVARSLTKRAIACALDYGLDTIAIGGGVAANSGLRKNLQAAAIKHNLRVLFPPLKFCTDNAAMIGCAAADHLSHGHTSPLTLGVESRLALTQVMKLYHPLE from the coding sequence ATGACAACCGTTTTAGCAATAGAAACCAGTTGTGATGAAACTGCCGTCGCAATTGTTAACAATCGTAAAGTTTGTAGCAGTATTGTCGCCTCGCAAATTCCAGTCCATCAGCAGTATGGCGGGGTAGTGCCGGAAGTCGCATCTCGCCAGCACTTGGAAACGATAAATGTTGCGATCGCACAAGCCTTAGAGCAAGCCCAGCTAGACTGGGGACAAATTGACGCAATTGCCGCCACTTGTGCCCCTGGACTCGTAGGAGCGCTCTTGGTGGGGTTAACTGCTGCCAAAACCCTAGCAATGGTACACAACAAGCCATTTTTGGGAGTTCATCACCTCGAAGGTCACATTTATGCAACTTACTTGAGCGAATCAAGTTTAAATCCCCCTTTCTTGAGTTTATTAGTTTCTGGCGGACATACAAGCTTGATTTTCGTCAAAGATTGTGGTAAATACGAAACACTGGGGCAAACCCGTGATGATGCTGCGGGTGAAGCCTTTGATAAAGTGGCGCGATTATTAAAGCTAGGTTATCCCGGTGGGCCAGTAATTGACAAGTTGGCACAACAAGGAAATCCCCAAGCCTTTCCTCTCCCAGAAGGAAAAGTTTCTTTACCTGGTGGGGGGTTTCATCGTTATGATGCGAGTTTTAGTGGGTTAAAAACGGCTGTATTGCGTTTAGTGCAGCAACTAGAAAAAGATGGTGGACAAGTTCCAGTGGCAGATGTAGCAGCTAGCTTTCAGGAAACCGTAGCGCGATCGCTAACCAAAAGAGCGATCGCCTGTGCCCTAGACTATGGTCTAGATACAATTGCCATTGGTGGCGGTGTAGCAGCTAATAGTGGGTTGAGAAAAAACCTCCAAGCTGCCGCCATTAAACATAACCTCCGCGTCCTATTCCCACCTCTGAAGTTTTGTACCGATAACGCCGCCATGATCGGCTGTGCCGCCGCCGATCATCTATCTCATGGTCATACGTCTCCTCTTACACTAGGCGTTGAGTCTAGGTTAGCGCTGACCCAAGTGATGAAGTTATATCACCCTCTTGAGTAG
- a CDS encoding Photosystem I reaction center subunit III, whose product MRRLFALMLAICLWFNFASPAQALGANLTPCKDNPAFQELAANARNTTADPQSGKKRFERYSQALCGPEGYPHLIVDGRLDRAGDFLIPSILFLYIAGWIGWVGRTYLQAIKKESDTELKEIQIDLGLALPIIASGFTWPVAALQEFLSGKLAAKDSEITVSPR is encoded by the coding sequence ATGCGACGATTGTTTGCTTTGATGTTAGCGATTTGTCTTTGGTTCAATTTTGCCTCCCCAGCACAAGCTTTAGGGGCTAATTTGACACCCTGCAAGGACAATCCCGCTTTTCAAGAGCTAGCAGCTAATGCCCGTAATACCACCGCCGATCCCCAATCAGGGAAAAAGCGGTTTGAGCGTTATTCTCAGGCGCTGTGCGGCCCTGAAGGCTACCCCCACTTAATTGTTGATGGTCGCCTAGATCGGGCTGGTGACTTTTTGATCCCCAGCATTCTGTTTCTATATATTGCTGGTTGGATTGGCTGGGTAGGTCGTACCTATCTGCAAGCAATCAAAAAGGAATCTGACACTGAACTCAAAGAAATCCAAATCGATCTTGGTTTGGCACTCCCTATAATTGCGTCAGGCTTTACTTGGCCAGTAGCAGCACTGCAAGAGTTTCTCTCTGGAAAATTAGCAGCCAAAGATTCAGAAATCACTGTTTCCCCACGCTAA
- the psaJ gene encoding photosystem I reaction center subunit IX, protein MADKGDQSSYLIKFISTAPVAATIWLTITAGILIEFNRFFPDLLFHPLP, encoded by the coding sequence ATGGCAGACAAAGGCGATCAATCATCATATTTGATTAAGTTTATTTCCACAGCGCCTGTGGCAGCTACCATCTGGCTGACAATCACAGCAGGTATCTTGATTGAATTCAACCGCTTTTTCCCCGACTTACTTTTCCACCCACTGCCATAG
- a CDS encoding photosystem I reaction center protein subunit XI, translated as MAQAVDASKNLPSDPRNREVVFPAFRDPQLGNLETPVNASPLSKWFINNLPAYRPGLSPARRGLEVGQAHGYLLFGPFAKLGPLRDTANANLAGLLGAIGLVVLLTACLSLYANSNPPKALPSVTVPNPPVDAFNSKESWNNFASSFLIGGIGGAVVAYFLTSNLGVIQGLFG; from the coding sequence ATGGCACAAGCTGTAGACGCATCAAAAAATCTCCCCAGCGATCCAAGAAATCGGGAAGTTGTTTTCCCTGCATTTCGCGATCCCCAACTGGGAAACCTAGAAACCCCGGTTAATGCTTCTCCCTTGAGCAAGTGGTTCATTAATAACTTACCTGCCTATCGCCCAGGTCTGTCTCCTGCTAGACGCGGTTTAGAAGTTGGACAGGCTCATGGTTACTTGCTATTTGGCCCCTTCGCCAAATTGGGCCCACTGCGGGATACAGCTAACGCTAATTTGGCTGGGTTACTGGGAGCCATCGGCTTGGTGGTTTTGCTCACCGCTTGTCTATCCTTGTATGCTAATAGCAATCCACCCAAAGCACTTCCTAGCGTTACCGTACCCAATCCCCCGGTAGATGCTTTTAACTCTAAAGAAAGCTGGAACAACTTTGCCAGTTCTTTCTTAATTGGTGGTATTGGTGGTGCAGTAGTTGCTTACTTTTTGACTAGCAATCTAGGGGTAATTCAAGGTTTATTTGGTTAA
- the gmk gene encoding guanylate kinase, with protein sequence MPVLPIQSSATTEECLDLGKLIVLTGPSGVGKGTLMRSLLQRHPELYFSVSATTRSARPGEIDGKNYYFVSRSKFEQLVAEGEFLEWAEFAGNYYGTPREAVLNQIQSGKLVVLEIELEGARQIRASFPSALSIFILPPSFDELEKRIRSRAQDSEEAIARRLLRAQEEIQAADEFDIKIVNDDFETALNDIETVLFK encoded by the coding sequence ATGCCAGTTTTACCCATACAGAGTAGTGCTACCACAGAAGAATGCTTAGATTTAGGCAAGTTGATTGTTTTGACTGGCCCTAGTGGGGTTGGTAAAGGCACTTTAATGCGATCGCTCCTACAACGTCATCCAGAACTTTATTTTTCCGTATCCGCAACGACTCGTTCTGCCCGTCCAGGAGAAATCGATGGCAAAAATTATTACTTTGTCAGCCGTAGTAAATTTGAACAATTAGTGGCTGAAGGTGAGTTTTTAGAATGGGCAGAATTTGCTGGTAACTATTACGGCACTCCCCGTGAAGCTGTACTTAACCAAATTCAATCTGGCAAGTTGGTAGTGCTGGAAATTGAGTTAGAAGGCGCAAGACAAATTCGTGCTTCCTTCCCCAGTGCCCTGAGCATTTTTATCTTACCGCCTTCTTTTGATGAACTGGAGAAACGGATACGCTCTCGTGCCCAAGACTCTGAAGAAGCGATCGCCCGTCGTTTACTCCGCGCCCAAGAAGAAATTCAAGCCGCAGATGAATTTGATATTAAAATCGTTAATGACGATTTTGAAACTGCTTTAAATGACATTGAAACAGTTTTGTTTAAATAA
- a CDS encoding DUF370 domain-containing protein — protein sequence MEIQLINIGFGNIVSANRVVAIVSPESAPIKRIITDARDRGQLIDATYGRRTRAVIITDSSHVILSAIQPETVANRFVISRDHQTVDN from the coding sequence ATGGAGATTCAATTAATCAACATCGGCTTTGGTAACATTGTGTCTGCTAACCGAGTAGTTGCAATTGTCAGTCCAGAGTCTGCCCCGATTAAGCGGATTATTACCGATGCGCGGGACAGAGGTCAACTGATTGATGCAACTTACGGTCGTCGGACTAGGGCTGTAATTATCACCGATTCCAGCCACGTAATTCTGTCAGCAATTCAGCCGGAAACGGTAGCGAATCGCTTTGTAATTTCTCGCGATCATCAAACTGTAGATAATTAA
- the pyrF gene encoding orotidine-5'-phosphate decarboxylase yields the protein MNAEEKIIVALDVPDEQAAIALIDQLPQVGFWKVGLELFTSTGPKILEVLKSKEKRIFLDLKFDDIPNTVAGACRSAARYGVDLLTIHATAGRDALKAAIEAAHEGAAQAGVQPPKLIAITLLTSISARQLAFDLKIPLELPEYALEMALLAQECGLDGVVCSPQEVAQLRETCGDRFLLVCPGVRPTWADKGDQKRSLTPAQAMKAGADYLVIGRPITTATEPELAWKRISEELTTVA from the coding sequence ATGAATGCAGAAGAAAAAATTATTGTCGCTTTGGATGTACCAGATGAGCAAGCTGCGATCGCTCTTATAGATCAACTCCCGCAAGTCGGTTTTTGGAAAGTCGGCTTAGAGTTGTTTACCAGCACTGGCCCCAAAATTCTGGAAGTCCTAAAGTCTAAGGAAAAGCGCATTTTCTTAGATTTAAAGTTTGATGATATCCCCAACACCGTTGCTGGTGCTTGCCGGAGCGCAGCTAGATACGGAGTGGATTTGCTGACAATTCATGCTACTGCTGGTAGAGATGCTCTAAAAGCCGCAATTGAAGCAGCACACGAAGGGGCAGCCCAAGCGGGTGTACAACCACCAAAGTTAATTGCTATTACCCTGCTGACGAGCATTTCTGCTAGGCAGTTGGCATTTGATTTAAAAATACCTCTGGAATTGCCAGAATATGCTCTAGAAATGGCCCTGCTGGCTCAAGAATGTGGTTTGGATGGGGTAGTTTGTTCGCCTCAAGAGGTGGCACAGCTACGAGAGACTTGTGGAGACCGCTTTTTGCTAGTTTGTCCCGGCGTTAGACCAACTTGGGCAGATAAAGGCGATCAAAAGCGATCGCTCACTCCTGCACAAGCCATGAAAGCTGGTGCAGATTATTTAGTAATTGGCCGTCCCATTACTACTGCTACTGAGCCAGAGTTAGCCTGGAAGAGGATTTCTGAGGAGTTAACCACAGTGGCATGA
- the tyrS gene encoding tyrosine--tRNA ligase, with protein sequence MTQDFAWLRRGVVEVFPQPVDVNSESLEKLLATTNKPLRIKLGIDPTGTDIHLGHSIPVRKLRAFQDAGHIAVLIIGDFTARIGDPTGKSEVRRQLTEADVAQNAQTYLDQVRPILDFDTPGRLEVRYNSEWLSKLNLEKILELLSTMTVGQMLAKEGFADRYRKENPIFIHEFLYPLMQGFDSVAVEADVELGGTDQKFNIAVGRDLQRHFGQKPQFGMLLPILIGTDGVQKMSKSLGNYIGLSEHPGQKYQKLQGVPDNLLSQYFELLTDLPLDNLPENPRDRQTLLAWEVVKQYHGETAAQKAKEAAQSGGKEGAVPEFSLAEISYPAKLAYILNVTGLCKSTGEGKRKIQEGGVRIDGDRITDVDTTFADSAQLQGKVLQVGKNKFVRLVP encoded by the coding sequence ATGACGCAAGATTTTGCTTGGCTGCGTCGTGGTGTTGTAGAAGTTTTTCCACAACCAGTAGATGTTAACAGTGAAAGTCTAGAAAAGCTTTTGGCAACTACAAACAAACCTTTAAGGATCAAGTTGGGGATTGACCCAACTGGTACTGATATTCATTTAGGTCATAGCATACCAGTACGAAAACTGCGAGCGTTTCAAGATGCAGGCCATATAGCAGTTCTAATTATTGGCGATTTTACAGCACGCATTGGCGATCCGACTGGTAAATCTGAGGTGCGCCGCCAGCTTACAGAAGCAGATGTCGCCCAAAATGCCCAGACTTATCTTGACCAAGTACGTCCTATCTTGGATTTTGACACACCAGGAAGGTTAGAGGTGCGCTATAACTCCGAATGGCTCTCTAAGCTCAACTTAGAGAAAATTTTGGAGTTACTTTCCACGATGACGGTGGGGCAGATGTTGGCTAAGGAAGGATTTGCCGATCGCTATAGAAAAGAGAATCCGATTTTTATCCATGAGTTCCTATACCCGTTAATGCAAGGTTTCGATTCCGTTGCCGTGGAAGCAGATGTGGAATTAGGAGGGACTGATCAGAAATTTAACATCGCTGTGGGCAGAGATTTACAGCGTCATTTTGGTCAAAAGCCCCAGTTTGGGATGCTGCTGCCAATTTTAATTGGCACGGATGGGGTGCAAAAAATGTCCAAGTCTTTAGGTAATTATATTGGGTTGTCAGAACATCCGGGGCAAAAATATCAGAAGTTGCAAGGGGTTCCAGATAATCTGCTGTCACAATATTTTGAACTGCTGACGGATTTACCTTTGGATAATCTGCCAGAAAATCCCCGCGATCGCCAAACACTCCTCGCATGGGAAGTTGTTAAACAGTACCACGGCGAAACAGCCGCCCAAAAAGCCAAAGAAGCAGCCCAAAGTGGCGGAAAGGAAGGTGCAGTTCCCGAATTTTCTCTAGCTGAGATATCGTATCCCGCTAAATTAGCCTATATTCTCAATGTCACTGGTTTATGCAAAAGTACAGGGGAAGGTAAGCGGAAAATTCAAGAAGGTGGAGTGCGTATAGATGGCGATCGCATTACCGATGTTGATACTACTTTTGCTGATTCTGCCCAGTTACAAGGTAAGGTTTTACAAGTTGGGAAAAATAAGTTTGTGCGCCTAGTACCTTAG
- a CDS encoding transglycosylase domain-containing protein, which produces MSSSRTFEDKQPQRRASSGFEFLKGVGQVTGGTLLSITMLASSIVAGGLVGLAISFRNLPDVRQLRNFFPSETTYIYDVKGKLLTSIHGEANREVVPLDRISPNLKRAVLASEDSHFYDHHGINPTGVGRAIVVNAVAGGVKEGGSTVTMQLVKNLFLSQKRAFTRKLAEAVLAIRLEQILTKDQILEMYLNQVYWGHNNYGVQTAARSYFNKSSEYLSLGESAMMAGLIQAPEEFSPFVSMKLAKQKQKEVLGRMLELSWINQSEYDDALKQEIKLGRIKSFQGSALPYVTNTVAQELAKKFGRETLLKGGMRVQTTVDAKFQIMAEETVTKWHKSLLGQGLSKNQIALVAIDPRTHFIKALVGGVDPKISEFNRATQAQRQPGSSFKPFVYYTAFATGKYGPDSTVVDSPVSYRDGNGWYFPRNYDGGFSGAMPIRTALAQSRNIPVIKIGKAVGMNRVIETCRTLGIMSPMEPVTSLPLGAIGVTPLEMASAYATFANYGWQSPPTVIARVTDSSGNVLLDNTPKPQLVLDPWASAAIIDVMRTVVTSGTGKGAAIARPSAGKTGTTSSEKDIWFVGTVPQLTTAVWVGRDDNRQLASRATGGGMVAPIWKDFMEKALKNVPVENFKPPSQFSRPKSQ; this is translated from the coding sequence GTGTCGTCTTCTAGGACTTTTGAAGATAAACAGCCACAACGTCGGGCTTCATCAGGTTTTGAGTTTTTGAAAGGAGTTGGTCAGGTAACTGGGGGTACTCTGCTCTCAATTACCATGTTGGCAAGTTCCATTGTAGCCGGAGGACTGGTTGGTTTAGCCATTAGTTTCCGTAATTTGCCAGATGTAAGACAGCTACGTAACTTCTTTCCCTCAGAAACAACTTACATCTATGACGTTAAGGGTAAACTTTTAACGAGTATTCATGGGGAAGCCAACCGCGAAGTCGTACCCCTGGATAGAATTTCTCCGAACTTAAAACGGGCGGTATTAGCAAGTGAAGATAGTCACTTCTATGATCACCACGGTATTAACCCCACTGGTGTTGGCCGGGCTATAGTAGTTAACGCTGTAGCAGGTGGAGTCAAAGAGGGTGGCTCTACTGTTACTATGCAATTGGTCAAAAACCTGTTTTTGTCTCAAAAGCGTGCCTTTACCCGCAAGTTGGCGGAGGCCGTGCTGGCAATCAGGTTAGAGCAAATTCTCACCAAAGACCAAATTTTAGAAATGTACCTCAATCAAGTTTATTGGGGTCATAACAATTATGGTGTACAAACGGCAGCCCGCAGTTACTTTAATAAGTCGTCAGAATATTTAAGCTTGGGTGAGTCAGCAATGATGGCGGGTTTGATCCAAGCACCAGAAGAATTCAGCCCCTTTGTGAGCATGAAGCTGGCAAAACAGAAACAAAAAGAAGTGCTGGGGCGGATGCTGGAATTAAGCTGGATCAACCAGTCTGAGTATGACGATGCCCTCAAGCAGGAAATAAAACTTGGTAGAATCAAATCTTTTCAAGGTAGTGCCCTACCTTATGTAACCAACACCGTAGCGCAGGAATTGGCTAAGAAGTTTGGGCGTGAGACACTACTCAAGGGTGGGATGCGAGTGCAAACTACAGTCGATGCCAAGTTCCAAATCATGGCAGAGGAAACTGTCACTAAGTGGCATAAATCACTACTTGGGCAGGGACTATCTAAGAATCAAATTGCCTTGGTAGCAATTGATCCGCGCACGCATTTTATCAAAGCACTAGTCGGTGGTGTAGATCCTAAGATCAGTGAATTCAATCGTGCAACTCAAGCTCAACGCCAGCCCGGATCTTCCTTTAAACCGTTTGTATATTATACTGCTTTTGCTACTGGTAAGTATGGACCAGACTCAACGGTGGTAGATTCCCCAGTCAGCTATCGAGATGGTAACGGTTGGTATTTTCCCAGAAATTATGATGGGGGGTTTAGCGGAGCTATGCCAATCCGCACAGCTTTAGCCCAATCGCGCAACATTCCTGTGATCAAGATTGGTAAGGCTGTGGGCATGAATCGAGTGATCGAAACTTGCCGCACCTTGGGGATCATGAGTCCGATGGAACCTGTTACCTCTCTGCCTCTTGGTGCAATTGGTGTCACTCCCCTAGAAATGGCTAGTGCCTATGCTACCTTTGCTAATTATGGTTGGCAGTCCCCACCCACTGTAATTGCGCGTGTCACCGATAGTAGTGGTAACGTGTTATTAGATAATACCCCTAAACCCCAGCTAGTTTTAGACCCTTGGGCATCGGCAGCCATTATCGATGTGATGCGAACGGTAGTTACTAGTGGTACAGGTAAAGGTGCTGCAATAGCTCGTCCAAGTGCTGGTAAGACGGGTACAACTTCCTCAGAAAAGGATATCTGGTTTGTTGGCACTGTGCCACAACTAACAACTGCTGTCTGGGTGGGAAGGGACGACAACAGACAATTAGCTAGCCGGGCGACGGGTGGCGGTATGGTTGCTCCCATCTGGAAAGATTTTATGGAGAAGGCACTTAAGAATGTACCAGTGGAAAACTTTAAGCCACCTTCCCAGTTTTCTCGCCCCAAGTCACAATAA
- a CDS encoding DUF1825 family protein gives MGFFDSEIVQQEAKQLFEDYQALIKLGNNYGKFDRDGKKLFIEQMEAMMDRYRIFMKRFELSEDFMAQMTVEQLKTQLGQFGVTPQQMFDQMHLTLERMKAELEKQA, from the coding sequence ATGGGATTCTTCGATTCTGAGATAGTTCAGCAAGAAGCAAAACAACTGTTTGAAGATTATCAAGCGCTAATCAAGCTTGGTAACAACTACGGCAAATTTGACCGAGATGGCAAAAAGCTGTTTATTGAGCAAATGGAAGCCATGATGGATCGGTATCGCATCTTTATGAAGCGCTTCGAGCTATCAGAAGATTTTATGGCACAAATGACTGTAGAACAGCTGAAAACGCAATTAGGTCAATTCGGTGTCACCCCGCAACAAATGTTTGACCAAATGCACCTGACTTTAGAACGGATGAAAGCCGAGCTAGAAAAGCAGGCTTAG
- a CDS encoding DnaJ domain-containing protein, whose translation MSQTLLPPGWVEKLCDPYAVLGISVIADDRQIFKRYHTLAKLLHPDRHAKNCNPDQKLATAIFSHLINPAYQQLKHRQKRLIAIAMLRSDARVLEQKPLSSQSAIAQEIMKMSTPEAELFYEEAIACYAEAQYKSLDQFYQVTQQITILNLVYLRLHKPDLFLPQKTVPIISEVEVNPVELTLTDVKPVLTNYSQRHYQRAIEYVRLGKWTIAVQELRDAIKLEPNNSDYYALLGLVHLKQKFMGMARVYICQALKLNPKNSLALKYAPELKIQLGENTNPKSMAKAMSIAALLSRFTQRKGSQVKC comes from the coding sequence ATGTCACAGACCTTACTACCGCCAGGATGGGTTGAAAAGCTTTGTGATCCTTACGCTGTGCTAGGAATTTCTGTAATTGCTGACGATCGCCAGATTTTCAAACGCTATCACACTTTAGCGAAGCTGCTACATCCCGATCGCCATGCCAAAAACTGCAATCCAGACCAAAAATTAGCAACGGCAATATTTAGCCATTTAATCAACCCAGCTTATCAACAACTGAAACATCGACAGAAGCGCTTGATTGCGATCGCTATGCTGCGATCGGATGCAAGAGTTTTAGAGCAGAAGCCTTTGTCTTCTCAAAGTGCCATAGCTCAGGAAATTATGAAAATGTCTACACCCGAAGCAGAATTGTTTTATGAAGAAGCGATCGCCTGTTATGCAGAAGCTCAATACAAATCACTAGATCAGTTTTATCAGGTGACGCAACAAATTACTATACTGAATTTAGTATACCTACGGTTGCATAAACCAGACCTCTTCTTACCACAAAAAACTGTTCCCATAATCTCTGAAGTAGAAGTCAACCCAGTTGAATTGACATTAACTGATGTCAAACCAGTTTTGACAAACTACTCTCAACGTCACTACCAGCGAGCTATTGAGTATGTCAGGCTAGGGAAATGGACTATAGCTGTTCAAGAACTGCGCGATGCCATAAAATTAGAGCCGAATAACAGCGACTATTATGCCTTATTAGGTTTGGTGCATCTCAAACAAAAATTTATGGGGATGGCTAGGGTTTACATCTGTCAAGCATTAAAACTTAACCCAAAAAATTCACTAGCCTTAAAATACGCTCCCGAACTGAAAATTCAACTGGGTGAAAACACCAATCCTAAATCAATGGCTAAAGCTATGAGTATTGCGGCTTTATTAAGTCGCTTTACACAGCGAAAAGGTTCTCAAGTCAAGTGTTGA
- a CDS encoding NINE protein, translating into MLTKRKSRSVAAVLAFSGTLTISGLHKFYLGQPLWGVLYVLLSWTPIPKVASAIEGVWYLAQDEEAFDRNFNLGKSATRNSQKVSNQVGAMADAMRELDALRQDGLISEYEFEQKRRQLLDQIS; encoded by the coding sequence ATGTTGACTAAGCGCAAAAGTAGAAGCGTTGCTGCTGTTTTAGCTTTTTCTGGCACGCTGACAATTTCAGGATTACATAAATTCTATCTGGGACAGCCTCTGTGGGGTGTTTTGTATGTATTACTTTCCTGGACACCTATCCCCAAGGTAGCTAGTGCCATTGAGGGAGTTTGGTATTTAGCCCAAGACGAAGAAGCTTTTGATCGTAATTTTAATCTAGGCAAGTCAGCAACAAGGAACTCACAAAAGGTAAGTAATCAGGTAGGAGCGATGGCTGACGCAATGCGAGAATTAGATGCTTTGCGTCAGGATGGACTGATTTCAGAGTATGAGTTTGAGCAAAAGCGCCGCCAATTGCTAGACCAGATTTCTTGA